The following are encoded together in the Variovorax sp. PBS-H4 genome:
- a CDS encoding indolepyruvate ferredoxin oxidoreductase family protein produces MVDTTAPASLARPDYRLSDSLWASGGSVFITGTQALVRLMLMQRQRDAAAGLDTRGFISGYRGSPLGMVDMALWKTGKKLDESGIRFLPAINEELGATAVLGTQRVEADPERTCAGVFAMWYGKGPGVDRAGDALKHGNAYGASAHGGVLMVAGDDHGCVSSSMPHQSDQAFQSWHAPVVSPGCVAEYLEYGLYGWALSRFSGNWVGFTALSEIVESGSTVDLDRINARAATWQDGDTVRRITGYAPPPDGLHYRWPDLPSLKIEQRLHAKLDAVRAFARVNSIDRLIVESAGATVGIVTAGKAHYDLMEVLRRLDVTTEALERHGLRIYKLGLTYPVEPTRMRCFAQGLKEVLVIEEKGPVVEDQLRAMFYNASERPAIVGKQDVQGRPLVSAVGELRPSRLIQVVADWLATHFPDLDRRHLVRDFTPPELLSNASDSVKRLPYFCAGCPHNTSTRVPEGSHAQAGIGCHFMASWMDRETEGLIQMGGEGVDWVSHAMFTRVPHVFQNLGDGTYYHSGYLAIRQAVAARATLTYKILFNDAVAMTGGQPVDGLISVDGIARQVEAEGVKQVVVVSDDIGKYKSVRQRFPAGTEFHDRAELDAVQRRLREVPGVTVLIYEQTCAAEKRRRRKKGELVDPARRLYINDRVCEGCGDCSVQSNCVAVLPTETPLGRKRKIDQSSCNKDYSCAQGFCPSFVGVLGGGMRKKTGALATGAEAFMQRVNALSRPAPHAWTGPYDLLVTGVGGTGVVTVGALVAMAAHLEGKSASVLDFMGFAQKGGSVLSFVRVADVHWRLNQVRIDTQQADALLACDLVVGASAEALATVRHGRTRILANTHETPVAESLHNPDASLKAPQLLDKLRFAAGAERVETLDAQALADAFLGDSIVSNIVALGYAWQRGLVPVGLEALLRAIELNGVAVDNNKLAFSLGRLAAGDTDAAASLLRGTSAQPAEPEPLDALIERAMSHLAAYQNAAYAERYAGTVAAVRQREAALQADPALPFTRAVAQGLFKLMAYKDEYEVARLYTDGEFARSLRQQFEGELRLEFYMAPPGLSRTREGRPPRKLRFGGWMMPMLKLLAQGRRLRGTVLDPFGYTDERRMERALIDDYRLRIESLLPSLDAGRLKIATEIALLPMQMRGFGHVKQANVALARVREAELLYRFDSKAFPRPAPSRTAGQIRGIAVTASGR; encoded by the coding sequence ATGGTCGACACCACCGCCCCCGCGTCCCTCGCCCGCCCCGACTACCGCCTGAGCGATAGCCTCTGGGCCAGCGGCGGCTCCGTCTTCATCACCGGTACCCAGGCGCTGGTGCGGCTGATGCTGATGCAGCGCCAGCGCGATGCGGCCGCAGGCCTGGACACGCGCGGCTTCATCAGCGGCTACCGCGGCTCGCCGCTGGGCATGGTGGACATGGCGTTGTGGAAGACCGGCAAGAAGCTCGACGAGAGCGGTATCCGCTTTCTTCCCGCCATCAACGAGGAACTCGGCGCCACCGCGGTGCTGGGCACCCAGCGCGTCGAGGCCGACCCCGAGCGCACCTGCGCCGGCGTATTTGCCATGTGGTACGGCAAGGGCCCGGGCGTGGACCGCGCGGGCGATGCGCTCAAGCACGGCAACGCCTACGGCGCATCGGCCCATGGCGGCGTGCTGATGGTCGCCGGCGACGACCATGGCTGCGTGTCCTCCTCGATGCCGCACCAGAGCGACCAGGCCTTCCAGTCCTGGCATGCACCGGTGGTCTCGCCGGGCTGCGTGGCCGAGTACCTGGAGTACGGGCTGTACGGCTGGGCGCTGTCGCGCTTTTCGGGCAACTGGGTGGGCTTCACTGCGCTGTCGGAAATCGTCGAAAGCGGCTCCACCGTCGACCTCGATCGAATCAACGCCCGTGCCGCGACCTGGCAGGACGGCGACACCGTGCGCCGCATCACCGGCTATGCGCCGCCGCCCGACGGCCTGCACTACCGCTGGCCCGATCTGCCCTCGCTGAAGATCGAGCAGCGGCTGCACGCCAAGCTCGACGCGGTGCGCGCCTTCGCGCGCGTCAACAGCATCGATCGCCTGATCGTCGAAAGCGCCGGTGCAACCGTGGGCATCGTCACCGCCGGCAAGGCGCACTACGACCTGATGGAGGTGCTGCGCCGGCTGGACGTGACCACCGAAGCCCTGGAGCGCCACGGCCTGCGCATCTACAAGCTGGGCCTGACCTACCCCGTCGAGCCGACCCGCATGCGCTGCTTCGCGCAGGGCTTGAAGGAAGTGCTGGTGATCGAGGAGAAGGGGCCGGTCGTCGAAGACCAGCTGCGCGCGATGTTCTACAACGCCTCCGAGCGCCCCGCGATCGTCGGCAAGCAGGACGTCCAAGGCCGCCCGCTGGTGAGCGCCGTCGGCGAGCTGCGGCCCTCGCGCCTGATCCAGGTCGTCGCCGACTGGCTGGCCACGCATTTCCCCGACCTCGACCGGCGCCACCTGGTGCGCGACTTCACGCCGCCCGAGCTGCTGTCCAACGCCAGCGACAGCGTCAAGCGCCTGCCCTACTTCTGCGCCGGCTGCCCGCACAACACCAGCACGCGCGTGCCGGAAGGCTCGCACGCGCAGGCCGGCATCGGGTGCCACTTCATGGCGAGCTGGATGGACCGCGAGACCGAAGGCCTGATCCAGATGGGCGGGGAAGGCGTCGACTGGGTCTCGCACGCCATGTTCACCCGCGTGCCGCACGTGTTCCAGAACCTCGGAGACGGCACCTACTACCACTCGGGCTATCTCGCGATCCGCCAGGCGGTCGCGGCCCGGGCCACGCTGACCTACAAGATCCTTTTCAACGACGCGGTGGCGATGACCGGCGGCCAGCCGGTGGACGGGCTCATCAGCGTCGATGGCATCGCCCGCCAGGTCGAAGCCGAGGGCGTGAAGCAGGTGGTGGTGGTGTCGGACGACATCGGCAAGTACAAGAGCGTGCGGCAGCGCTTCCCTGCCGGCACCGAGTTCCACGACCGGGCCGAGCTCGACGCAGTGCAGCGGCGCCTGCGCGAGGTGCCCGGCGTCACCGTGTTGATCTACGAGCAGACCTGCGCCGCCGAGAAGCGCCGACGCCGCAAGAAGGGCGAGCTGGTCGACCCCGCGCGCCGCCTCTACATCAACGACCGGGTCTGCGAGGGCTGCGGCGACTGCTCGGTGCAGAGCAACTGCGTGGCGGTGTTGCCCACGGAGACGCCGCTGGGCCGCAAGCGCAAGATCGACCAGAGCAGCTGCAACAAGGACTATTCATGCGCGCAGGGCTTCTGCCCCAGCTTCGTCGGCGTGCTGGGCGGCGGCATGCGCAAGAAGACCGGTGCGCTGGCCACAGGCGCCGAAGCCTTCATGCAGCGCGTGAACGCGCTTTCGCGGCCGGCACCCCACGCTTGGACCGGCCCCTATGACCTGCTGGTGACGGGCGTGGGCGGCACCGGCGTCGTCACCGTCGGTGCGCTGGTCGCGATGGCCGCGCATCTCGAGGGCAAAAGCGCCAGCGTGCTCGACTTCATGGGCTTCGCGCAAAAGGGCGGCTCGGTACTCAGTTTCGTGCGCGTGGCGGACGTGCACTGGCGCCTGAACCAGGTGCGCATCGACACCCAGCAGGCCGATGCGCTGCTGGCATGCGACCTGGTCGTGGGCGCCTCCGCGGAAGCGCTCGCCACCGTGCGCCATGGGCGCACCCGCATCCTCGCCAATACCCACGAGACGCCGGTGGCCGAGAGCCTGCACAACCCGGATGCCAGCCTCAAGGCACCGCAACTGCTCGACAAGCTGCGCTTCGCCGCCGGCGCCGAGCGGGTCGAGACGCTCGATGCGCAAGCGCTGGCCGATGCCTTCCTCGGCGATTCGATCGTGTCCAACATCGTCGCGCTCGGCTACGCCTGGCAACGCGGCCTGGTGCCGGTGGGCCTCGAGGCCCTGCTGCGCGCCATCGAGCTCAACGGCGTGGCGGTGGACAACAACAAGCTCGCCTTCTCGTTGGGCCGATTGGCCGCGGGCGATACGGATGCCGCGGCCTCGCTGCTGCGTGGCACCTCCGCCCAGCCCGCCGAGCCCGAGCCGCTGGACGCGCTGATCGAACGTGCCATGTCTCATTTGGCCGCCTATCAGAACGCCGCCTATGCCGAGCGCTACGCCGGCACGGTGGCCGCGGTGCGGCAGCGCGAGGCTGCCCTGCAGGCCGACCCGGCGCTGCCCTTCACGCGGGCGGTGGCGCAGGGGCTGTTCAAGCTCATGGCCTACAAGGACGAGTACGAAGTGGCCCGCCTCTACACCGATGGTGAATTCGCCCGCTCGCTGCGGCAGCAGTTCGAGGGCGAACTCCGGCTCGAGTTCTACATGGCACCGCCGGGGTTGAGCCGCACGCGCGAGGGCCGGCCCCCGCGCAAGCTGCGCTTCGGCGGCTGGATGATGCCAATGCTGAAGCTGCTGGCGCAGGGCCGCCGCCTGCGCGGCACGGTGCTCGACCCCTTCGGCTACACCGACGAGCGGCGCATGGAGCGCGCGTTGATCGACGACTACCGCTTGCGCATCGAGTCGCTGCTGCCTTCGCTCGATGCCGGGCGCCTGAAGATCGCGACCGAGATCGCACTGCTGCCGATGCAGATGCGCGGCTTCGGCCACGTCAAGCAGGCCAACGTCGCGCTTGCGCGGGTGCGCGAGGCCGAACTGCTGTATCGCTTCGATTCCAAGGCGTTTCCGCGGCCAGCGCCCTCGCGCACCGCCGGGCAGATCCGTGGCATCGCGGTGACTGCCTCGGGTCGCTGA
- a CDS encoding N-acetylmuramoyl-L-alanine amidase, whose translation MSRTTAPKANSTEAEGTPMNRRSLLLQGGSLALLLGMHEIARGATIMAVRVWPANDYTRVTIESDGRLRSQQLVVGNPPRLAVDIEGIDLNPALRELVGKIKPGDPFINGLRVGQFAPSVVRIVFDLKQTVAPQVFSLAPVAAYQHRLVLDLYPQQAIDPMEALIAERLRDAPKAQGSDSTVAGIAPRNAGAPGDTPAPLRPAPPATDPLGDLMAQQSMRPTAPLGGNASAPALVAPAPLPPVVGTAPVMPAARATARDNNGNGSTATASRTDRIIIVALDPGHGGEDPGAIGPNGTREKDIVLLVAHRLRDRINASSVNGNPMRAFLTRDSDFFVPLGTRVQKARRVQADLFVSIHADAFTNPDARGASVFALSQTGASSSAARWLANKENQADRVGGVNVGSHEAQVQRALLDMSTTAQINDSLKLGGAMLGEIRGIGARLHKPRVEQAGFAVLKAPDIPSVLVETAFISNPEEEAKLRSVAYQEDLADALMRGIHRYFAQNPPLARSREL comes from the coding sequence ATGAGCCGCACGACCGCTCCGAAAGCGAATAGCACCGAAGCCGAAGGTACTCCAATGAACCGGCGCTCACTGCTCCTGCAAGGCGGCAGCCTCGCCCTGCTGCTCGGCATGCATGAAATCGCACGCGGCGCCACCATCATGGCGGTGCGTGTCTGGCCGGCCAACGACTACACGCGCGTCACCATCGAATCCGACGGCCGCCTGCGATCGCAGCAGCTGGTGGTGGGCAATCCGCCGCGGCTCGCGGTCGACATCGAGGGCATCGATCTCAACCCGGCCCTGCGCGAACTGGTCGGCAAGATCAAGCCGGGCGACCCCTTCATCAACGGCCTGCGCGTCGGCCAGTTCGCCCCGAGCGTGGTGCGCATCGTGTTCGACCTGAAGCAGACGGTGGCGCCGCAGGTCTTCTCGCTTGCCCCGGTGGCCGCCTACCAGCACCGGCTGGTGCTGGACCTCTATCCGCAGCAGGCCATCGACCCCATGGAAGCGCTGATCGCCGAGCGCCTGCGCGACGCGCCCAAGGCGCAGGGCTCCGACAGCACCGTCGCGGGCATCGCGCCGCGCAACGCGGGGGCGCCAGGCGACACGCCCGCGCCGCTGCGGCCGGCGCCGCCTGCCACGGACCCGCTCGGCGACCTGATGGCGCAGCAGTCGATGCGCCCCACTGCGCCGCTCGGTGGCAACGCGTCCGCTCCTGCGCTGGTTGCGCCCGCCCCGCTGCCGCCGGTCGTCGGCACGGCGCCGGTGATGCCCGCGGCGCGGGCAACGGCACGCGACAACAACGGCAACGGCAGCACGGCCACCGCCAGCCGCACCGACCGCATCATCATCGTCGCCCTCGATCCCGGCCATGGCGGCGAAGACCCCGGTGCCATCGGCCCCAACGGCACGCGCGAGAAGGACATCGTGCTGCTGGTCGCCCACCGGCTGCGCGACCGCATCAACGCCAGCAGCGTCAACGGCAACCCGATGCGCGCCTTCCTCACGCGCGATTCCGATTTCTTCGTTCCCCTGGGCACGCGCGTGCAGAAGGCCCGCCGCGTGCAAGCCGACCTGTTCGTGAGCATCCATGCCGATGCCTTCACCAATCCCGATGCGCGTGGCGCCAGCGTGTTCGCGCTGAGCCAGACCGGCGCGTCCAGCAGCGCCGCGCGCTGGCTCGCCAACAAGGAGAACCAGGCCGACCGGGTCGGTGGCGTGAACGTCGGCTCGCACGAGGCCCAGGTCCAGCGTGCCCTGCTCGACATGAGCACCACCGCGCAGATCAACGACAGCCTCAAGCTCGGCGGCGCGATGCTCGGCGAGATCCGCGGCATCGGCGCCCGGCTGCACAAGCCGCGGGTCGAGCAGGCCGGCTTCGCGGTGCTCAAGGCGCCCGACATTCCCAGCGTGCTGGTGGAAACCGCCTTCATCAGCAATCCCGAGGAAGAGGCCAAGCTGCGCAGCGTCGCCTACCAGGAAGACCTGGCCGATGCCCTGATGCGCGGCATCCACCGCTACTTTGCGCAGAACCCGCCGCTGGCGCGCAGCCGCGAGCTGTAG
- the tsaE gene encoding tRNA (adenosine(37)-N6)-threonylcarbamoyltransferase complex ATPase subunit type 1 TsaE has translation MAADHLPIVETRTLVQRWQSEDDCDALAVKLASSQALGDAFIALHGDLGAGKTTFVRHLLRALGIGSRIKSPTYAVVEPHEAPGGLAIFHFDFYRFSDPHEWDDAGFRDIFAGPGLKLAEWPDNAAGRIPLADLAIKIEAMIDDTRTVTLQANTALGNRLIAAAA, from the coding sequence ATGGCTGCCGATCACCTGCCGATTGTAGAAACGCGAACCCTGGTGCAGCGCTGGCAGAGCGAGGACGACTGCGACGCGCTCGCGGTCAAGCTCGCGTCATCGCAAGCGCTGGGCGACGCGTTCATCGCATTGCATGGAGACCTCGGCGCCGGCAAGACCACCTTCGTTCGCCACCTGTTGCGGGCGCTGGGGATCGGCTCGCGCATCAAGAGCCCGACCTACGCGGTCGTCGAGCCGCACGAGGCACCCGGCGGGCTCGCCATCTTCCATTTCGACTTCTACCGCTTCAGCGACCCCCACGAATGGGACGACGCCGGCTTCCGCGACATCTTCGCGGGCCCCGGCCTCAAGCTCGCGGAGTGGCCCGACAACGCGGCAGGGCGCATTCCACTTGCCGACCTCGCTATTAAAATCGAAGCAATGATCGACGACACCCGCACCGTGACCCTGCAGGCGAACACCGCGCTCGGCAACCGCCTGATCGCCGCAGCGGCATGA
- the queG gene encoding tRNA epoxyqueuosine(34) reductase QueG, whose amino-acid sequence MIGSHQLVSRIRAEARELGFSQIGIAGVDLSSAEEGLAQWLAQGFHGEMHYMAAHGKRRARPAELVPGTASVITARMDYLPRGTPDDWQAIEFDRLRHPGEAIVSVYARGRDYHKVMRGRLQRLAERIAEAVGPFGHRVFTDSAPVLEAELASRSGQGWRGKHTLVLDREAGSMFFLGEIYVDMALPASAPVSAHCGSCSACIDVCPTRAIVAPYRLDARRCISYLTIEHAGPIPLELRPLIGNRIYGCDDCQLICPWNKFAKKSALPDFDARDGLSGRQLGELFAWSEEDFLRFTEGSAIRRIGHERWLRNIAVALGNALRAGRREARDALVTRRNDPSALVREHVEWALAQAD is encoded by the coding sequence GTGATCGGCAGCCATCAACTCGTGAGTCGGATTAGGGCAGAGGCCCGGGAGCTGGGATTCTCCCAAATCGGCATCGCGGGTGTCGATCTGTCGAGCGCGGAGGAAGGACTCGCGCAATGGCTGGCGCAGGGCTTCCACGGCGAGATGCACTACATGGCTGCGCATGGGAAGCGCCGCGCCCGGCCCGCCGAGCTGGTGCCGGGCACGGCGTCGGTGATCACCGCGCGCATGGACTACCTGCCGCGCGGTACGCCCGACGACTGGCAAGCCATCGAGTTCGACCGGCTGCGTCATCCGGGCGAAGCCATCGTCTCCGTCTACGCCCGCGGCCGCGATTACCACAAGGTGATGCGCGGGCGGCTGCAGCGGCTGGCCGAGCGCATCGCCGAGGCCGTGGGGCCCTTCGGCCATCGCGTGTTCACCGACTCGGCGCCGGTGCTCGAGGCCGAGCTTGCCTCGCGCAGCGGGCAAGGCTGGCGCGGCAAGCACACGCTGGTGCTCGACCGCGAGGCGGGCTCGATGTTCTTCCTGGGCGAGATCTACGTCGACATGGCGCTGCCCGCGAGCGCGCCGGTCAGCGCGCATTGCGGCAGCTGCAGTGCGTGCATCGACGTCTGCCCCACGCGCGCCATCGTGGCGCCCTACAGGCTCGACGCGCGGCGCTGCATCTCCTACCTCACGATCGAGCATGCAGGGCCGATCCCGCTCGAGCTGCGGCCGCTGATCGGAAACCGCATTTACGGCTGTGACGACTGCCAGCTGATCTGCCCGTGGAACAAGTTCGCGAAGAAGAGCGCCTTGCCGGATTTCGATGCGCGCGACGGGCTGAGCGGGCGCCAGCTCGGCGAGCTCTTCGCTTGGAGCGAGGAAGACTTCCTGCGCTTCACCGAGGGCAGCGCGATTCGTCGCATCGGCCACGAACGCTGGCTGCGCAACATTGCAGTGGCGCTGGGCAACGCACTGCGTGCCGGCCGGCGCGAGGCGCGCGATGCCCTGGTCACGCGGCGCAACGATCCCAGTGCGCTGGTGCGCGAGCATGTCGAATGGGCCCTGGCCCAGGCCGACTGA
- a CDS encoding AEC family transporter, whose product MNYAQLLFPDFSLIGCGWLLCRYTPLDRRVWDQVESLVYYFLFPVLLFHSIVRSPFDLGATSHLLTAGVGVGLAGIALAYALPFLPWLRTHIDRSDHAASAQIAFRFNSFICLAMADRMAGPAGLLMIAVLIGVCVPLFNIAAVWPMARHAQSGFARQLLRNPLIIATSSGLVANLLGLGVPSWLEPTLTRIGAASLALGLMAAGAGMQFATLARGKALAVSVLAIRHLVLPLIAWGLALGLQLDKAQAAVLMTFSAVPTASSAYVLAARMGYNGAYVAGLVTLSTLLGVASLPFALSLSR is encoded by the coding sequence GTGAACTATGCCCAGCTGCTCTTCCCCGATTTCTCCCTCATTGGCTGCGGCTGGCTGTTATGCCGCTACACGCCGCTGGACCGGCGCGTGTGGGACCAGGTGGAGAGCCTGGTCTACTACTTTCTCTTCCCCGTGCTGCTGTTCCACTCGATCGTGCGCAGCCCGTTCGACCTCGGCGCCACGTCGCACCTGCTGACCGCCGGCGTGGGCGTCGGCCTTGCCGGCATCGCCCTGGCCTATGCGCTGCCCTTCCTGCCATGGCTGCGCACGCACATCGACCGCAGCGATCACGCAGCGAGCGCGCAGATCGCCTTCCGCTTCAACTCCTTCATCTGCCTGGCAATGGCCGACCGCATGGCAGGACCGGCCGGCCTCCTGATGATCGCGGTGCTCATCGGCGTGTGTGTGCCGCTCTTCAACATCGCCGCCGTCTGGCCGATGGCGCGGCATGCGCAGAGCGGCTTCGCGCGGCAGCTGCTGCGCAATCCGCTGATCATCGCGACATCGAGCGGATTGGTTGCCAATCTCCTGGGCCTTGGCGTGCCGAGTTGGCTGGAGCCCACGCTCACTCGCATCGGGGCAGCCTCGCTGGCGCTGGGCTTGATGGCCGCGGGCGCCGGCATGCAGTTCGCCACGCTGGCGCGCGGCAAGGCGCTGGCCGTTTCGGTGCTGGCGATCCGGCACCTGGTGCTGCCGCTGATCGCCTGGGGCCTCGCATTGGGCCTGCAGCTGGACAAGGCCCAGGCTGCCGTGCTGATGACCTTCTCCGCCGTGCCCACCGCTTCCAGCGCTTATGTGCTGGCGGCGCGGATGGGCTACAACGGCGCCTACGTCGCGGGGCTGGTGACGCTTTCCACCCTGCTGGGCGTTGCCAGCCTTCCCTTCGCTCTGTCATTGAGCCGCTAG
- a CDS encoding tripartite tricarboxylate transporter substrate binding protein BugE, producing MQRRQWNALAGTAALALVAAPVWAQGYPNKPIELQVPFAPGGTTDIVARVIADPLGKQLGQSVVVVNKAGGGGIVGAAETARVAPDGYKLGVATVSSTAANPAINPKVPYDPINDFTPIINIAATPNLIAVHPSFPAKNYAEFVAEIKKNPGKYSYASSGTGGIGHLLMELYKSLSNTFVTHIPYRGAGPALNDVVGGQVPIIFDNIPSALPFIKNKQLVPIVVAAPQRLKDLPNVPTFKEVGLEPVNRMAYYGILGPKGLPKEVVDKINAGVKKAVEDPAVRKRIEDTGSLIVANSPEQFAEQIKAEFAVYKQVVVKQKLTLD from the coding sequence ATGCAACGTCGTCAATGGAACGCACTCGCCGGCACCGCCGCGCTGGCGCTGGTCGCCGCCCCGGTCTGGGCTCAGGGCTATCCGAACAAGCCCATCGAGCTGCAGGTGCCGTTCGCGCCCGGCGGCACCACCGACATCGTGGCCCGCGTGATCGCCGACCCGCTGGGCAAGCAATTGGGCCAGAGCGTGGTGGTGGTCAACAAGGCGGGCGGCGGCGGCATCGTCGGCGCTGCGGAAACGGCGCGCGTCGCGCCGGACGGCTACAAGCTCGGCGTGGCCACCGTCTCGAGCACGGCCGCCAACCCGGCGATCAACCCGAAGGTGCCCTACGACCCGATCAATGACTTCACGCCCATCATCAACATCGCGGCCACGCCCAACCTGATTGCGGTGCACCCGAGCTTTCCGGCAAAGAACTACGCCGAGTTCGTGGCCGAGATCAAGAAGAACCCGGGCAAGTACTCCTACGCGTCATCGGGAACCGGCGGCATCGGCCACCTGCTGATGGAACTCTACAAGAGCCTGAGCAACACATTCGTGACCCATATCCCGTACCGCGGCGCCGGGCCGGCGCTCAACGATGTGGTGGGCGGCCAGGTGCCGATCATTTTCGACAACATTCCTTCGGCGCTTCCCTTCATCAAGAACAAGCAGCTGGTGCCGATCGTCGTCGCGGCGCCGCAGCGACTGAAGGACTTGCCCAATGTGCCGACCTTCAAGGAAGTGGGGCTGGAGCCCGTCAACCGCATGGCCTACTACGGCATCCTCGGGCCCAAGGGCCTGCCGAAGGAGGTGGTCGACAAGATCAATGCGGGCGTGAAGAAGGCGGTCGAGGACCCTGCGGTGCGCAAGCGCATCGAGGACACCGGCTCGCTGATCGTCGCCAACTCGCCGGAGCAGTTCGCCGAGCAGATCAAGGCCGAGTTCGCGGTCTACAAGCAGGTAGTGGTCAAGCAGAAGCTCACGCTCGACTGA